The following coding sequences lie in one Glycine soja cultivar W05 chromosome 16, ASM419377v2, whole genome shotgun sequence genomic window:
- the LOC114391191 gene encoding GTPase ERA-like, chloroplastic isoform X2 produces the protein MEKLASSSTATVVPTQHFLFQFHQHSLFFFPKTAFSTFHRNRTEPLSLLCCKSRHRRLEALSSKQDQLWVSEEELELELEEGEDSYLDGDDDDDDSSFLSLSDKPDRNMAMLDDYEGEELDFDYGPDHRSGYVALLGKPNVGKSTLANQMLGQKLSIVTDKPQTTRHRILCICSGTDYQMILYDTPGVLQKEMHLLDSMMMKNVRSAAVNADCVLVLVDARKTPEKIDGLLEEGIGDLKDKPPTLLILNKKDLVKPGELAKKLEWYEKFTEVDEVIPVSAKYGQGVEDVKDWILSKLPNGPAYYPKDIVSEHPERFFVAEIVREKIFMQYRNEIPYACQVNVVNYKARPNAKEYIQVEILVEKNTQKIILIGREGKALKLLATAARLDVEDFLQKKVYLEIEVKVRANWRQDEGLLNHYGYGGQIRVI, from the exons ATGGAGAAGctcgcttcttcttctactgCAACTGTTGTTCCCACTCAAcacttcctttttcaatttcaccaacattctcttttcttcttccccaAAACTGCGTTTTCCACCTTCCACCGGAACCGCACCGAACCGCTCTCACTGCTCTGTTGCAAAAGCAGACACCGTCGCCTAGAAGCATTATCCAGCAAACAGGATCAACTCTGGGTCAGCGAAGAAGAATTGGAGCTAGAattggaagaaggagaagattcGTATTTGGACGGTGATGATGACGACGACGACTCGTCGTTTTTGTCGCTCAGCGACAAGCCCGACAGGAACATGGCCATGCTCGACGATTACGAGGGCGAGGAGCTCGACTTTGATTACGGTCCCGACCACCGAAGCG GGTATGTGGCGTTACTTGGGAAGCCAAATGTTGGGAAGAGTAcactggcgaaccaaatgctagGGCAAAAGTTGTCAATAGTTACAGATAAACCTCAAACGACGAGGCATCGGATTCTGTGTATATGTTCTGGCACGGATTATCAG ATGATACTTTATGACACACCTGGTGTTCTACAGAAGGAAATGCACTTGTTAGACTCAATGATGATGAAAAACGTTCGCAGTGCTGCAGTTAATGCTGACTGTGTATTGGTTCTTGTCGATGCACGTAAAACTCCTGAAAAA ATTGATGGACTGTTGGAAGAAGGCATAGGAGACCTCAAAGATAAGCCTCCCACTCTACTGATTCTAAACAAGAAGGACCTTGTTAAACCTGGTGAACTTGCAAAGAAACTTGAG TGGTATGAGAAATTTACTGAAGTTGATGAGGTTATACCTGTTAGTGCCAAATATGGTCAGGGGGTTGAAGATGTCAAGGACTGGATACTGTCAAAGCTTCCCAATGGACCAGCTTATTATCCAAAG GATATTGTCAGTGAGCATCCAGAGAGATTTTTTGTAGCTGAAATTGTTAGAGAAAAGATTTTTATGCAGTATCGAAATGAAATTCCATATGCATGTCAG GTAAATGTTGTAAACTATAAAGCTCGGCCGAATGCAAAAGAATACATACAAGTAGAGATTTTGGTTGAGAAAAACACTCAGAAGATTATCCTTATTGGAAGA GAAGGAAAGGCTTTGAAACTGCTTGCAACGGCTGCCCGCCTTGATGTTGAAGATTTTTTACAGAAGAAAGTTTATCTTGAG ATTGAAGTGAAGGTTAGAGCAAATTGGCGACAAGATGAAGGGCTTCTTAATCACTATGGTTATGGGGGCCAAATACGTGTTATATAA
- the LOC114391191 gene encoding GTPase ERA-like, chloroplastic isoform X1 yields the protein MEKLASSSTATVVPTQHFLFQFHQHSLFFFPKTAFSTFHRNRTEPLSLLCCKSRHRRLEALSSKQDQLWVSEEELELELEEGEDSYLDGDDDDDDSSFLSLSDKPDRNMAMLDDYEGEELDFDYGPDHRSGYVALLGKPNVGKSTLANQMLGQKLSIVTDKPQTTRHRILCICSGTDYQMILLNLLQMILYDTPGVLQKEMHLLDSMMMKNVRSAAVNADCVLVLVDARKTPEKIDGLLEEGIGDLKDKPPTLLILNKKDLVKPGELAKKLEWYEKFTEVDEVIPVSAKYGQGVEDVKDWILSKLPNGPAYYPKDIVSEHPERFFVAEIVREKIFMQYRNEIPYACQVNVVNYKARPNAKEYIQVEILVEKNTQKIILIGREGKALKLLATAARLDVEDFLQKKVYLEIEVKVRANWRQDEGLLNHYGYGGQIRVI from the exons ATGGAGAAGctcgcttcttcttctactgCAACTGTTGTTCCCACTCAAcacttcctttttcaatttcaccaacattctcttttcttcttccccaAAACTGCGTTTTCCACCTTCCACCGGAACCGCACCGAACCGCTCTCACTGCTCTGTTGCAAAAGCAGACACCGTCGCCTAGAAGCATTATCCAGCAAACAGGATCAACTCTGGGTCAGCGAAGAAGAATTGGAGCTAGAattggaagaaggagaagattcGTATTTGGACGGTGATGATGACGACGACGACTCGTCGTTTTTGTCGCTCAGCGACAAGCCCGACAGGAACATGGCCATGCTCGACGATTACGAGGGCGAGGAGCTCGACTTTGATTACGGTCCCGACCACCGAAGCG GGTATGTGGCGTTACTTGGGAAGCCAAATGTTGGGAAGAGTAcactggcgaaccaaatgctagGGCAAAAGTTGTCAATAGTTACAGATAAACCTCAAACGACGAGGCATCGGATTCTGTGTATATGTTCTGGCACGGATTATCAG ATGATACTTTTGAATCTCTTGCAGATGATACTTTATGACACACCTGGTGTTCTACAGAAGGAAATGCACTTGTTAGACTCAATGATGATGAAAAACGTTCGCAGTGCTGCAGTTAATGCTGACTGTGTATTGGTTCTTGTCGATGCACGTAAAACTCCTGAAAAA ATTGATGGACTGTTGGAAGAAGGCATAGGAGACCTCAAAGATAAGCCTCCCACTCTACTGATTCTAAACAAGAAGGACCTTGTTAAACCTGGTGAACTTGCAAAGAAACTTGAG TGGTATGAGAAATTTACTGAAGTTGATGAGGTTATACCTGTTAGTGCCAAATATGGTCAGGGGGTTGAAGATGTCAAGGACTGGATACTGTCAAAGCTTCCCAATGGACCAGCTTATTATCCAAAG GATATTGTCAGTGAGCATCCAGAGAGATTTTTTGTAGCTGAAATTGTTAGAGAAAAGATTTTTATGCAGTATCGAAATGAAATTCCATATGCATGTCAG GTAAATGTTGTAAACTATAAAGCTCGGCCGAATGCAAAAGAATACATACAAGTAGAGATTTTGGTTGAGAAAAACACTCAGAAGATTATCCTTATTGGAAGA GAAGGAAAGGCTTTGAAACTGCTTGCAACGGCTGCCCGCCTTGATGTTGAAGATTTTTTACAGAAGAAAGTTTATCTTGAG ATTGAAGTGAAGGTTAGAGCAAATTGGCGACAAGATGAAGGGCTTCTTAATCACTATGGTTATGGGGGCCAAATACGTGTTATATAA